In one window of Skermanella rosea DNA:
- a CDS encoding ABC transporter ATP-binding protein — MAGPADIELAAVTKMYGPVTAVDSIDLRIPAGTYCCLLGPSGCGKTSTLRMIAGHESVSDGDILLGDTHINDLPPARRGTAMMFQSYALFPHLTCVDNVAFSLKLKGVSKPERRAKAMDLLGLVQMDKYAERLPAQLSGGQQQRVALARALITNPSALLLDEPLSALDPFLRVKMREELKRLQRELGISFIHVTHGQEEALALADLVVVMNNGRIAQAGSPREVFNRPRDAFVARFIGGHNVLSSLDGAAGRQFAVRTDKIRILPDRAAAGPNSFTGTVRLVEYQGPMVHLRLASPGVEEFAVTVTEQAFFAAPLNAGERVTAVWAEEDMHPLAA, encoded by the coding sequence ATGGCCGGACCGGCGGATATCGAACTCGCTGCGGTCACCAAGATGTACGGGCCGGTAACGGCGGTCGATTCGATCGACCTGCGCATTCCGGCGGGAACATATTGCTGCCTTCTGGGACCCAGCGGCTGTGGCAAGACTTCGACGCTCCGGATGATCGCGGGACATGAGTCCGTCTCCGACGGCGACATACTGCTTGGCGATACGCACATCAACGACCTGCCGCCCGCCCGGCGCGGCACGGCGATGATGTTCCAGAGCTACGCGCTGTTCCCGCACCTCACCTGCGTCGACAACGTCGCCTTCAGCCTGAAGCTGAAGGGGGTTTCGAAGCCCGAGCGCCGGGCCAAGGCCATGGACCTGCTCGGCCTCGTCCAGATGGACAAGTACGCCGAGCGCCTGCCCGCCCAGCTTTCCGGCGGGCAGCAGCAGCGGGTCGCCCTCGCCCGCGCGCTGATCACCAACCCGAGCGCGCTGCTGCTGGACGAGCCGCTGTCGGCGCTCGACCCCTTCCTGCGGGTCAAGATGCGGGAGGAGTTGAAGCGCCTCCAGCGCGAGCTTGGCATCAGCTTCATCCACGTCACCCACGGGCAGGAGGAGGCGCTGGCGCTCGCCGACCTCGTCGTGGTGATGAACAACGGGCGCATCGCCCAGGCCGGCTCCCCGCGCGAGGTGTTCAACCGGCCGCGCGACGCCTTCGTCGCCCGGTTCATCGGCGGGCACAATGTCCTGTCGTCCCTCGACGGAGCCGCCGGCCGGCAGTTCGCGGTCCGCACCGACAAGATCCGCATCCTTCCAGACCGGGCGGCCGCAGGCCCCAACAGCTTCACCGGCACGGTCCGGCTGGTCGAGTACCAGGGACCGATGGTCCATCTGCGCCTGGCATCCCCGGGCGTCGAGGAGTTCGCCGTGACCGTCACCGAACAGGCCTTCTTCGCGGCCCCGCTCAACGCCGGCGAGAGGGTCACCGCCGTCTGGGCCGAGGAAGACATGCACCCGCTCGCCGCCTGA
- a CDS encoding ABC transporter permease: protein MTGQTQTLPARRREGATSKRLDRTRLAAAVAPYLQVAPLTLTFAVFLLVPIATIVVVSFWDYDSIRVIPDFMLLNYEELLTSPVTWQIYLNTLKYAALTWALTLGIGFTVAYFLAFHVRSLTWQITLFMICTIPFWTSNIIRMISWIPFLGRNGLLNSTLLAMGVIDQPLEFLLFSDFSVVLAFVHLYVLFMVVPIFNSMMRIDRVLVEAAVDAGATGWQVLTNVIIPLSKPGIAIGSIFVVTLVMGDFITVRLMSGGQSASVGLMMANQISLLQYPAAAANAVVLLLVVLMMVALMLRVVDIRKEL from the coding sequence ATGACCGGCCAGACCCAAACCCTCCCGGCCCGGCGCCGGGAGGGGGCGACGTCGAAGCGCCTCGACCGGACACGTCTGGCTGCGGCGGTCGCCCCCTATCTCCAGGTGGCGCCGCTCACGCTCACCTTCGCCGTGTTCCTCCTCGTCCCGATCGCCACCATCGTCGTCGTCAGCTTCTGGGACTACGATTCTATCCGGGTGATCCCCGACTTCATGCTGCTCAATTACGAGGAGCTTCTGACCTCGCCGGTCACCTGGCAGATCTACCTGAACACGCTGAAATACGCGGCGCTGACCTGGGCGCTGACCTTGGGCATCGGCTTCACCGTCGCCTATTTCCTGGCCTTCCATGTCCGGTCGCTGACCTGGCAGATCACCTTGTTCATGATCTGCACGATCCCGTTCTGGACATCGAACATCATCCGCATGATCTCGTGGATCCCGTTCCTCGGCCGCAACGGGCTGCTCAACTCGACCCTGCTCGCCATGGGCGTGATCGACCAGCCGCTGGAGTTCCTGCTGTTCTCGGACTTCTCCGTGGTGCTGGCCTTCGTGCATCTCTATGTGCTGTTCATGGTCGTGCCGATCTTCAACTCCATGATGCGGATCGACCGGGTCCTGGTCGAGGCGGCGGTCGATGCCGGCGCCACCGGCTGGCAGGTGCTGACCAACGTCATCATCCCCCTGAGCAAGCCGGGAATCGCGATCGGCTCGATCTTCGTCGTCACCCTCGTCATGGGCGACTTCATCACGGTGCGCTTGATGAGCGGCGGCCAGAGCGCCTCGGTCGGCCTGATGATGGCGAACCAGATCTCCCTGCTGCAATACCCCGCCGCGGCGGCCAACGCGGTCGTGCTGCTGCTGGTCGTCCTGATGATGGTGGCGCTGATGCTGCGGGTCGTCGATATCCGAAAGGAGCTGTGA
- a CDS encoding ABC transporter permease: protein MAKPRRGREPRPLGFYLLAAFFGLFVLFLYGPIATIVILSFQGPNGGLTFPMNGVSTHWFHNLFEQQAVGDFGGALTRSLSLGLIVMVVTVLFSVAAGLGFRHRFRGSGVVFYVAVASLIVPSILVSLGIGLMFNIVGFEPNWYSSALGAHLTWTLPFGLLIMFAIFNRFNRAYEEAARDLGATPWQTIRFVVLPIIAPSVIGIALFGFTLSYDEFARTLMTAGSFNTLPLEIYGMTTNVTTPVLYALGTLTTALSFLVILAALGAVLLVQRRRARQGSDAGVGV from the coding sequence ATGGCGAAACCACGGCGCGGACGGGAACCCCGCCCGCTCGGCTTCTATCTGCTGGCCGCCTTCTTCGGGCTGTTCGTGCTGTTCCTCTACGGCCCGATCGCGACCATCGTGATCCTGTCGTTCCAGGGACCGAACGGCGGGCTGACCTTCCCGATGAACGGGGTCTCGACGCACTGGTTCCACAACCTCTTCGAGCAGCAGGCGGTCGGGGACTTCGGCGGGGCGCTGACCCGCTCGCTCAGCCTGGGACTGATCGTCATGGTGGTGACCGTCCTGTTCTCGGTCGCCGCCGGGCTGGGCTTCCGCCACCGCTTCCGGGGCTCGGGCGTGGTCTTCTACGTCGCCGTGGCCAGCCTCATCGTGCCGTCGATCCTGGTCAGCCTGGGCATCGGGCTGATGTTCAACATCGTCGGGTTCGAGCCGAACTGGTACAGCTCGGCGCTGGGCGCCCACCTGACCTGGACCCTGCCCTTCGGCCTGCTGATCATGTTCGCGATCTTCAACCGCTTCAACCGGGCCTACGAGGAAGCGGCCCGCGACCTGGGCGCCACGCCCTGGCAGACGATCCGGTTCGTGGTGCTGCCGATCATCGCCCCCAGCGTCATCGGGATCGCGCTGTTCGGCTTCACCCTGTCCTACGACGAGTTCGCCCGGACCCTGATGACGGCCGGCAGCTTCAACACGCTGCCGCTGGAAATCTACGGCATGACCACCAACGTCACGACGCCGGTGCTGTACGCGCTGGGCACCCTGACGACCGCCTTGTCCTTCCTGGTGATCCTGGCAGCGCTGGGAGCCGTCCTGCTGGTCCAGCGCCGCCGGGCGCGGCAGGGGTCCGATGCCGGCGTCGGAGTTTGA
- a CDS encoding GNAT family N-acetyltransferase, which produces MTVRTMSRGEVDQVIEWAAEEGWNPGLGDAVPFHAADPSGFLVAEAGDGRPAAAVSVVRYGEDLGFLGLYIARPEYRGRGLGMAVWRAGMAYLAGRTVGLDGVVAQQDNYRKSGFVLAHRNVRYQGTVPAVTPPDRLTDLAAVPFDRLLGYDRPLFGAPRPAFLSAWIGMPGVVGLAAVGAAGDLGGYAVARPCRAGWKIGPLFADDAETADKLFRGLCARIPGGEPVILDVPEPNRAAVALAGRYGLVPVFETARMYAGRPLDLDLGRIFGITTFELG; this is translated from the coding sequence GTGACGGTCAGGACGATGAGCCGGGGCGAGGTGGATCAGGTGATCGAGTGGGCGGCCGAGGAAGGCTGGAATCCCGGGCTGGGCGACGCGGTGCCGTTCCATGCCGCCGACCCGAGCGGTTTCCTGGTCGCGGAGGCTGGCGACGGCCGGCCGGCCGCGGCCGTCTCCGTCGTGCGCTATGGCGAGGACCTGGGCTTCCTCGGGCTCTATATCGCGCGGCCGGAATACCGGGGGCGGGGACTGGGCATGGCGGTCTGGCGGGCCGGCATGGCGTATCTGGCCGGACGGACGGTCGGCCTGGACGGCGTCGTTGCCCAGCAGGACAATTACCGGAAGTCGGGCTTCGTCCTGGCGCATCGCAATGTGCGCTACCAGGGGACCGTGCCGGCGGTTACGCCGCCGGACCGGCTCACCGACCTTGCCGCGGTGCCGTTCGACCGGCTGCTGGGTTACGACCGGCCGCTGTTCGGCGCGCCGCGCCCGGCCTTCCTGTCGGCCTGGATCGGCATGCCCGGGGTCGTCGGGCTGGCCGCCGTGGGAGCCGCCGGGGACCTCGGCGGCTATGCAGTCGCCCGGCCCTGCCGGGCCGGCTGGAAGATCGGGCCGCTGTTCGCCGACGATGCGGAAACGGCGGACAAGCTGTTCCGCGGGCTGTGCGCCAGGATCCCCGGGGGCGAGCCGGTGATCCTGGACGTGCCGGAGCCGAATCGCGCCGCGGTGGCGCTGGCCGGGCGGTACGGCCTCGTCCCGGTGTTCGAGACCGCCCGCATGTATGCCGGCCGGCCGCTCGACCTGGACCTCGGCCGGATCTTCGGCATCACGACGTTCGAGCTGGGGTGA
- a CDS encoding phosphorylase family protein, which produces MWGIVVGMEAEARIARRSGQKVALPAGAAGLLADGAGGLVSFGIAGGLAPGLAPGTLVIASEVVLEDGSRFPAGLPPGCAVPEGAMRAPVAGAAAIVPGAAAKRDLHRRTGAVAVDLESGGVARLCADAGVPFAVIRAIADPAERELPPAALVGMGPGGRVALGAVLASVAARPGQIPALVRVALDTRRALRALAAVRLA; this is translated from the coding sequence ATGTGGGGCATCGTTGTCGGCATGGAGGCGGAGGCCCGGATCGCCCGGCGGTCCGGCCAGAAGGTCGCGCTGCCCGCAGGGGCGGCGGGGCTGCTCGCCGACGGGGCCGGCGGGCTGGTCAGTTTCGGCATTGCCGGCGGCTTGGCGCCCGGCCTCGCCCCCGGAACGCTGGTGATCGCGTCCGAGGTGGTCCTGGAGGATGGCAGCCGATTTCCAGCCGGCCTGCCGCCGGGTTGCGCGGTGCCGGAAGGTGCCATGCGGGCGCCGGTCGCGGGTGCGGCGGCGATCGTGCCGGGCGCGGCCGCGAAGCGGGACCTCCACCGGCGCACCGGTGCCGTCGCGGTCGATCTGGAGAGCGGGGGAGTGGCACGGCTCTGCGCCGACGCCGGCGTTCCGTTCGCGGTGATCCGGGCCATCGCCGACCCGGCGGAGCGGGAGTTGCCTCCCGCGGCGCTGGTCGGCATGGGACCGGGCGGGCGGGTCGCCCTGGGCGCCGTCCTCGCGAGCGTCGCGGCCCGGCCCGGCCAGATCCCGGCCCTGGTCCGGGTGGCCCTGGACACCCGGCGGGCGTTGCGCGCGCTCGCCGCCGTCAGGCTGGCTTGA
- a CDS encoding ABC transporter substrate-binding protein — protein sequence MSRDTTDSPKPVSAGITRRQALKGTAAAAGLAVGSGAITGFPTIWAQNIKNVTLRQFGTGVSNLNAVAEKVKQDLGFTLQMTALDSDAVSQRAVTQPKSYDIADIEYWICKKVFPAGVMQPMDVGKIKNFDKIVPLFITGKLTPESTIAQGTAPHTVGFVEGKDSTKFATSQTQWMTLIPTIYNADTLGIRPDLVGKPITQWKDLLDPAFKGKASILNIPSIGIMDAAMVAESMGEMKYGDKGNMTKAEIDKTVALLIEAKKAGQFRAFWKTFDESVNLMASGEVVIQSMWSPAVAAVRAKGIPCTYQPLKEGYRAWGGGLGIAKHVSGLELEAAYEYINWYLSGWVGAYLNRQGYYSAVLDTAKEHMSAEEWAFWMEGKPAATDILSPEGKVMEKAGAVRDGGSFYDRMGAVACWNAVMDEDRYMLRKWNEFIAA from the coding sequence ATGAGCAGAGACACCACCGATTCGCCGAAGCCGGTTTCCGCCGGTATCACCCGCCGGCAGGCGCTGAAGGGGACCGCCGCAGCGGCCGGCCTAGCCGTCGGCAGCGGCGCCATCACCGGGTTCCCGACGATCTGGGCGCAGAACATCAAGAACGTGACGCTGCGCCAGTTCGGCACCGGCGTGTCCAACCTCAACGCGGTCGCCGAGAAGGTGAAGCAGGACCTGGGCTTCACCCTCCAGATGACGGCGCTGGACAGCGACGCGGTTTCCCAGCGCGCGGTCACCCAGCCCAAGTCCTACGACATCGCCGACATCGAGTACTGGATCTGCAAGAAGGTCTTCCCGGCCGGCGTCATGCAGCCGATGGACGTCGGCAAGATCAAGAACTTCGACAAGATCGTCCCGCTCTTCATCACGGGCAAGCTGACCCCGGAGTCCACCATCGCGCAAGGCACGGCGCCGCATACCGTGGGTTTCGTCGAAGGCAAGGATTCGACCAAGTTCGCCACGTCGCAGACCCAGTGGATGACGCTGATCCCGACCATCTACAACGCGGACACCTTGGGCATCCGTCCCGACCTGGTCGGCAAGCCGATCACCCAGTGGAAGGACCTGCTCGACCCCGCGTTCAAGGGCAAGGCGTCGATCCTCAACATCCCGTCGATCGGCATCATGGACGCCGCCATGGTCGCCGAGTCCATGGGCGAGATGAAGTACGGCGACAAGGGCAACATGACCAAGGCTGAGATCGACAAGACCGTCGCCTTGCTGATCGAGGCCAAGAAGGCCGGCCAGTTCCGCGCCTTCTGGAAGACCTTCGACGAGAGCGTCAACCTGATGGCGTCCGGCGAGGTCGTGATCCAGTCCATGTGGTCGCCCGCGGTCGCCGCGGTCCGCGCCAAGGGAATCCCCTGCACCTACCAGCCGCTCAAGGAAGGCTACCGCGCCTGGGGCGGCGGCCTGGGCATCGCCAAGCATGTCAGCGGACTGGAGTTGGAAGCGGCCTATGAATACATCAACTGGTACCTGTCCGGCTGGGTCGGCGCCTACCTGAACCGCCAAGGCTACTACAGCGCCGTGCTCGACACCGCCAAGGAGCACATGAGCGCCGAGGAATGGGCCTTCTGGATGGAAGGCAAGCCGGCCGCGACCGACATCCTCAGCCCGGAGGGCAAGGTGATGGAGAAGGCGGGCGCGGTCCGCGACGGCGGCTCGTTCTACGACCGCATGGGCGCCGTGGCGTGCTGGAACGCCGTCATGGACGAGGACCGCTATATGCTCCGCAAGTGGAACGAGTTCATCGCCGCATGA
- a CDS encoding glutathione S-transferase family protein: protein MIRLYFHHTPNPMKVALFLEEAGLDYEVVPVDTFKGEQHSPDFLKVNPNGKLPAIEDDGVPVFDSNAILLYLSEKTGKFGGKPEDRGSLLSWLMFVATGLGPYSGQAVHFQRTHTESAYATNRYRREAERHYRVLDDRLAERDYLVGGEFTIVDMAAWGWIDRAPYVMNDSDTPLDATPNLKRWFQAIDSRPAVARVRRIAQDIPFKRDFDEVTLRSLFPQNYVKPA from the coding sequence ATGATACGCCTCTATTTCCACCACACGCCGAATCCGATGAAGGTGGCCCTCTTCCTGGAGGAGGCCGGCCTCGACTACGAGGTGGTTCCGGTCGACACCTTCAAGGGCGAGCAGCACTCCCCCGACTTCCTCAAGGTCAACCCCAACGGCAAGCTGCCGGCGATCGAGGACGACGGCGTGCCGGTGTTCGATTCCAACGCGATCCTGCTTTATCTTTCCGAGAAGACCGGCAAGTTCGGCGGGAAGCCGGAAGACCGGGGTAGCCTTCTGTCGTGGCTGATGTTCGTCGCGACCGGCCTCGGTCCCTATTCCGGCCAGGCCGTGCATTTCCAGCGCACCCATACGGAAAGCGCCTACGCGACCAACCGCTATCGCCGGGAGGCCGAGCGCCACTACCGGGTCCTCGACGACCGGCTGGCCGAGCGCGATTACCTCGTCGGCGGCGAGTTCACGATCGTCGACATGGCCGCCTGGGGCTGGATCGACCGCGCCCCCTACGTGATGAACGACAGCGACACGCCGCTGGATGCCACGCCCAACCTGAAGCGCTGGTTCCAGGCCATCGACTCCCGCCCCGCCGTCGCCAGGGTCCGCCGGATCGCGCAGGACATCCCCTTCAAGCGAGATTTCGACGAGGTTACGCTCCGCTCGCTGTTCCCGCAGAACTACGTCAAGCCAGCCTGA